A single genomic interval of Mycobacterium sp. DL592 harbors:
- the ftsW gene encoding putative lipid II flippase FtsW: MADNILTRLRRRGAKGTADGTDVPAENDTAASAAGETTTGAVAVATAEAPAKLRFLPHKTFGAWLGRPMTSFHLIVSVAALLIILGLTMVLSASGVHSYDEDGSPWSIFFRQVMWTVLGLFACWIALRLPVSFMRRMSFFAFAVTIVLITLVLIPGIGHESNGSRGWFVVAGLSMQPSELTKIAFAIWGSHLLATRRMERASLREMLVPLIPAAVIALALIVAQPDLGQTVSLGIILLAMLWFAGLPLKVFVTSVLAAVGAAAVLAVSAGYRSDRVRSWLDPAADAQGSGYQARQAKFALANGGVFGDGLGQGTAKWNYLPNAHNDFIFAIIGEELGFVGAFGMLALFGLFAYTGMRIARRSADPFLRLLTATATMWVIGQVFINVGYVIGLLPVTGIQLPLISAGGTSTATTLFMIGLMANAARHEPEAVAALRAGRDDRMNRLLRLPLPEPYVPTRVEALRDRLRTKPAAVKPVKPAKPAKSGRAAKPVKTPTRGRADAPAKTRTAQRPTRRSGHHGDASQRGAQRYGSQGAGQPRRSRTLEGQRYG, from the coding sequence ATGGCTGACAACATCCTGACCCGGTTGCGGCGTCGGGGTGCCAAGGGCACCGCCGACGGCACTGATGTGCCCGCCGAGAACGACACCGCTGCCTCCGCCGCCGGCGAGACCACCACCGGCGCCGTCGCGGTCGCCACCGCCGAGGCGCCGGCCAAACTCCGCTTCCTGCCGCACAAGACGTTCGGCGCGTGGCTGGGCCGGCCCATGACCTCGTTCCACCTGATCGTCTCGGTGGCCGCCCTGCTGATCATCCTGGGCCTGACCATGGTGCTGTCGGCCTCCGGTGTGCACTCCTACGACGAGGATGGCTCACCCTGGTCGATCTTCTTCCGCCAGGTCATGTGGACGGTGTTGGGGCTGTTCGCCTGCTGGATCGCGCTGCGGCTGCCGGTGAGTTTCATGCGCCGGATGTCGTTCTTCGCATTCGCGGTGACGATCGTGCTGATCACACTGGTGCTGATCCCCGGGATCGGCCACGAGTCCAACGGCTCCCGGGGCTGGTTCGTCGTTGCCGGCCTGTCGATGCAGCCGTCCGAACTCACCAAGATCGCGTTCGCCATCTGGGGCTCCCATCTGCTGGCGACCCGGCGGATGGAGCGCGCCTCGCTGCGCGAGATGCTGGTGCCACTGATCCCCGCGGCGGTGATCGCCCTGGCGCTGATCGTCGCCCAGCCCGACCTCGGCCAGACGGTGTCACTGGGCATCATCCTGCTCGCCATGCTGTGGTTCGCCGGCCTGCCGCTGAAGGTCTTCGTCACCTCGGTGCTGGCTGCGGTCGGGGCCGCGGCGGTGCTAGCGGTGTCCGCGGGCTACCGCTCTGATCGGGTGCGGTCCTGGCTGGATCCCGCCGCCGACGCCCAGGGCTCGGGATATCAGGCCCGGCAGGCCAAATTCGCGCTGGCCAACGGCGGTGTGTTCGGCGACGGACTAGGCCAGGGCACCGCGAAATGGAACTACCTGCCCAACGCCCACAACGACTTCATCTTCGCCATCATCGGTGAGGAACTCGGGTTCGTCGGAGCCTTCGGCATGCTGGCGCTGTTCGGTCTGTTCGCCTACACCGGGATGCGCATCGCCCGGCGGTCAGCCGATCCGTTCCTGCGGCTGCTGACCGCCACCGCCACCATGTGGGTGATCGGCCAGGTGTTCATCAACGTCGGCTACGTGATCGGCCTGCTTCCGGTCACCGGCATTCAGCTGCCGCTGATCTCTGCGGGTGGAACATCAACGGCAACAACGCTGTTCATGATCGGACTGATGGCCAACGCGGCCCGCCACGAGCCTGAGGCGGTGGCTGCACTGCGCGCCGGCCGCGACGACCGGATGAACCGGCTGCTGCGGCTGCCGCTGCCCGAGCCGTATGTGCCGACCCGGGTGGAGGCGCTGCGCGACCGGCTGCGCACCAAGCCGGCCGCCGTCAAACCCGTCAAACCCGCCAAACCCGCCAAATCGGGCAGAGCCGCCAAACCGGTGAAGACGCCCACCCGCGGTCGCGCCGACGCACCCGCCAAAACGAGGACGGCGCAACGGCCCACCCGGCGCTCAGGGCATCATGGTGATGCTTCGCAACGCGGGGCACAGCGATACGGCAGCCAGGGAGCCGGCCAGCCACGGCGGTCCCGCACATTGGAAGGTCAGCGTTACGGGTGA
- the murD gene encoding UDP-N-acetylmuramoyl-L-alanine--D-glutamate ligase, with product MTGLEPLARGARVLVTGAGITGRAVVAALASWDVHIVVCDDNDDARKVLAANGIETIEPTRAVADIGAVDLVVTSPGFPPQAPVLAAAAGAGVPIWGDVELAWRLDATGHYGPPRRWLVVTGTNGKTTTTSMLHAMLLADGRRAMLCGNIGDPVLDVLSQPADLLAVELSSFQLFWAPSLRPEAGAVLNIAEDHLDWHGSFAAYAAAKARALQGRVAVVGLDDGPATALLPAAAAPVKAGFRLGEPAAGELGVRDGLLVDRAFAEDLALAPAASIPVAGPVGVLDALGAAALARAVDVPASAIADALAGFRVGRHRAEAVGVVDGVSYVDDSKATNPHAAQASVLAYPRVVWVAGGLLKGASVDEMITRVADRLVGAVLIGRDRAVVANALSRHAPDVPVIEVVTREDAVVQGTNESDVARGTRLVDASGTGLGARVMTEVVAAAASLARPGDTVLLAPAGASFDQFAGYGDRGDAFAAAVRAAAR from the coding sequence GTGACTGGCCTGGAGCCGCTGGCCCGCGGAGCTCGGGTACTGGTCACTGGAGCCGGGATCACCGGACGTGCGGTGGTTGCCGCACTGGCCTCGTGGGACGTCCACATCGTGGTCTGCGATGACAACGACGATGCTCGGAAAGTCTTGGCCGCCAACGGGATCGAGACCATCGAGCCGACGCGGGCGGTAGCCGACATCGGCGCGGTCGACCTGGTGGTCACCAGCCCCGGCTTCCCGCCGCAGGCCCCGGTGCTGGCCGCTGCGGCCGGCGCGGGTGTGCCGATCTGGGGCGATGTCGAACTGGCGTGGCGCCTGGACGCAACGGGGCATTACGGGCCACCCCGGCGCTGGCTGGTGGTCACCGGAACCAACGGCAAGACCACCACCACTTCGATGCTGCACGCGATGCTGCTCGCCGACGGCCGTCGCGCGATGCTGTGCGGAAACATCGGCGATCCGGTCCTCGACGTCCTGTCCCAGCCCGCCGACCTGCTCGCGGTCGAATTGTCCAGCTTTCAGCTGTTCTGGGCGCCCTCGCTGCGCCCGGAGGCCGGGGCGGTGCTCAACATCGCCGAGGACCATCTCGACTGGCACGGCAGTTTCGCCGCCTACGCCGCGGCCAAGGCCAGGGCGCTGCAGGGCCGGGTGGCCGTCGTCGGGCTCGACGACGGGCCGGCGACCGCCCTGCTGCCCGCCGCCGCCGCGCCGGTGAAGGCCGGTTTCCGGCTCGGCGAGCCGGCGGCCGGTGAACTCGGGGTGCGCGACGGTCTGCTCGTGGACCGTGCGTTCGCCGAGGACCTCGCGCTGGCGCCTGCGGCGTCGATCCCGGTGGCCGGGCCGGTCGGGGTGCTTGACGCACTCGGCGCCGCGGCGCTGGCGCGTGCGGTGGACGTGCCGGCCTCGGCGATCGCCGACGCGCTGGCCGGCTTCCGGGTGGGCCGCCACCGTGCCGAGGCCGTCGGCGTCGTCGACGGGGTGAGTTACGTCGACGACTCCAAGGCCACCAACCCGCACGCGGCCCAGGCGTCGGTGCTGGCCTATCCGCGGGTGGTCTGGGTGGCCGGCGGCCTGCTCAAGGGCGCCTCGGTCGACGAGATGATCACCCGGGTGGCAGACCGGCTGGTCGGTGCCGTGCTGATCGGTCGCGACCGTGCGGTGGTTGCCAACGCGTTATCGCGACACGCACCCGATGTCCCCGTCATCGAGGTTGTGACGCGGGAGGATGCTGTGGTGCAAGGGACTAATGAGTCAGATGTTGCTCGTGGGACTCGGTTGGTCGACGCTTCCGGAACTGGCCTTGGTGCACGGGTGATGACCGAGGTCGTCGCGGCTGCCGCCAGCCTGGCCCGGCCGGGTGACACCGTGCTGCTGGCCCCTGCTGGTGCGTCGTTCGACCAGTTCGCCGGCTACGGCGACCGCGGGGACGCGTTCGCCGCCGCCGTTCGTGCTGCGGCGCGGTAG
- the mraY gene encoding phospho-N-acetylmuramoyl-pentapeptide-transferase, whose protein sequence is MRLILIAVGIALAVSILLTPVLVRLFTRQGFGHEIREDGPPSHKTKRGTPSMGGVAIIAGIWAGYFGTHLVGLAMDGSGPSASGLLVLGLATALGAVGFVDDLIKIRRSRNLGLNKTAKTVGQITAAVLFGILVLQFRNADGLTPGSAELSYVREIATVTLTPLLFVLFVVVVVSAWSNAVNFTDGLDGLAGGSMAMVSAAYVLITFWQYRNACATAPGLGCYNVRDPLDLALIAAATAGACIGFLWWNAAPAKIFMGDTGSLALGGIIAGLSVTSRTEVLAVVLGALFVAEVTSVVVQILAFRTTGRRVFRMAPFHHHFELVGWAETTVIIRFWLLTAIACGLGVALFYGEWLSAIGA, encoded by the coding sequence ATGAGACTGATCCTCATCGCTGTCGGCATCGCGCTGGCGGTGTCGATACTGCTCACCCCGGTGCTGGTGCGGTTGTTCACCAGGCAGGGGTTCGGCCACGAGATCCGCGAGGACGGCCCGCCGAGCCACAAGACCAAGCGCGGAACGCCGTCGATGGGCGGGGTGGCGATCATCGCCGGAATCTGGGCCGGCTATTTCGGCACCCATCTGGTCGGGCTGGCAATGGACGGCAGCGGCCCGTCAGCGTCCGGGCTGCTGGTGCTGGGGCTGGCCACCGCGCTGGGTGCGGTGGGTTTCGTCGACGACTTGATCAAGATCCGCCGCTCCCGCAACCTCGGCCTGAACAAGACCGCCAAGACCGTCGGCCAGATCACCGCGGCCGTGCTGTTCGGCATCCTGGTGCTGCAGTTCCGCAACGCCGACGGGCTGACGCCGGGCAGCGCGGAGCTGTCCTATGTGCGCGAGATCGCCACTGTCACGTTGACCCCGCTGCTGTTCGTGTTGTTCGTCGTGGTCGTGGTCAGCGCCTGGTCGAATGCGGTGAACTTCACCGACGGCCTCGACGGGCTGGCCGGCGGCAGCATGGCGATGGTCAGCGCGGCCTACGTGCTGATCACGTTCTGGCAGTACCGCAACGCCTGCGCGACCGCCCCCGGCCTGGGCTGCTACAACGTGCGCGACCCGCTCGACCTGGCGCTCATCGCCGCCGCCACCGCGGGTGCGTGTATCGGGTTCCTGTGGTGGAACGCGGCCCCGGCCAAGATCTTCATGGGGGACACCGGCTCGCTGGCCCTGGGCGGCATCATCGCCGGGCTGTCGGTGACCAGCCGCACCGAGGTCCTCGCGGTGGTGCTCGGCGCCCTGTTCGTCGCCGAGGTGACCTCTGTCGTCGTGCAGATCCTGGCGTTCCGCACCACCGGGCGGCGGGTGTTCCGGATGGCGCCGTTCCACCACCACTTCGAGCTGGTGGGCTGGGCGGAGACGACGGTGATCATCCGGTTCTGGCTGCTGACCGCGATCGCGTGCGGCCTGGGCGTGGCCCTGTTCTACGGCGAGTGGCTCTCGGCCATCGGAGCCTGA